In Gimesia chilikensis, the genomic window CAGGATTCCTCCCGGACGTAACTGCTTTAGAAAAGAGCTGAGAACTGCTTCCGGATTGCTGAGATGAGTCAGTACAAAACGAGAATAGACGACATCATATTCCGGCGGACCTGCTGCACCCCGCACATCGACCTGACGATATTCCAGGTTGGATAAACCCAGGTCACGTGCTTCCTTTTGCGCGACGGAGAGTTTGGTTGCATCGAGATCAATGCCGACAGCCCTGCCCGCGGGAGCAATGCGGCGGGCCAGTTCGCGTGTCACGTCTCCTCCGCCGCAACCCACATCCAGACAGTTCTGACCATCAACCAGTTCCAACCGGTTCAAAAACGAGGAAGTGCTCTCCAACATGACACGTGACAGAACACGTAACCGTTCCCGACCAGGCAGACCACCTCGAATCGCATAATGGGGAGTCTTAGTCATCCTTGTGTCCATTCCTTTGTTGAATAGATTGAAATGTATTCTTATCAACTGCACGACGCTCCGCGACTTCTGCTGAAGTAACGCAAATTGTCGTCAGCGACTACCTTCTTATTGAGAAGAGGGGGGGAGGGATCCGTGCCCCAAGATGACTCACAGCGAAACTTCTAAAGTAAAAACCAGTAGAGCAAACGGTTAATTCCCACCAGCCAGTTACTTACATCAATTTCCCGGTACGCGCCACTTACAATCATGACGGCTGAGAATCAGAATACTCTGAATTTATTCAGAAAATCAGAAAAAACTATGTAGTCTACCTGCTTCATCTGGAATGTAGTTAGAAGGGGCCCTCTCCATTGGATTTGAGACACTGAAGTAGATCATATACAGGCCTACTGATGAATGAAGTTATCGTCAACAATGAGTTCTTTCAGCTGCTGTTACAGCATCAGGGGCCCTTACACGCCTACGTACTTTCCCTGGTAGGTAATACTACTGATGCCCGAGATTTACTGCAGGACATCAATCAGTGTCTGCTCGAAAAACGGGACACCTTCACCCCGGACAGTAATTTCCTGGCCTGGTCTCGCAAAGTTGCTTTTTACAAGATCCAGTCATACTGGCGTGACAAACACCGTAGCCGCCTGCTGTTCGACGACGAGTTACTCAACAGCATGTCCGAGACCATCGACAGCCTGCCCGATCTATATAACGAGCAGATCGAAGCCCTCAAATCTTGTATCAACCACCTGCCTGCTGAGAAACAGACCATGATGCAACAACGCTACGGGCAATTCATGCCTCTCAAACAAATTGCTGACTACTGGGGAAAATCGGAAAAAGCGATCAGCGTCATGCTCTTGCGGATACGCTTGCGGCTTCAGGATTGCATCCAGAAAACACTCTCTGCAAGGCCCCGCATCTGATGATCTCTGAAAACACTTCGAACTGGGAAGACCCCCTGCCTCGGCTGGTCGCTTTGTATTTCGATCAGCGGTTGGATGAGTCCGAACTGCAGCAGTTGCAGGCGCGACTGAAAACGGACCCGGACGCAAGAGTCTTTTTCGCTCAGTTTTCGATCCTGCAGACTCAGCTGGAATGGGTCTGCACCGACTCAGTCTCACCACGAGAAATGACTCATATTCCGGCCTCCTATCATACCAGGGCGCGTAACTGGAATCTGATTCTCTATATCTCATGCTGTATCTGCCTGGCGATCGGCGGACTGTTTTTCATGTATCTGACAACTCCCGTCGCTCACGTTTATCCAACCGCTGACAGCCACTGGGAATCCGGTTTGATCGCAGATGAGGAAACGCTGCTTTCAGGTTCGCGCAGACAGCTGTCGAGAGGTGCCATTGAAATTCGCTTCACTTCCGGATCGATCGTTAACCTGCAGGCACCAGCGCTGTTTACAATCCAGGGATCGAATGCGGTCTTTCTGGAAGCGGGAAAGCTGGTTGCCGACATCCCTGAAGCAGGACATGGCTTTACCGTGGAAACACAGTCTGGTCAGATCGTGGATCTTGGCACATCTTTTTCCGTAAACGTAGAAGCGGACCGAAACACGGAAGTCAAAGTCTATCGGGGGAAAGTCCAGGTCGCTGGTACAACAGATTCGCAAACTCCGCTCGAACTGTCAGCCAACCAGGCGGTGGAGATCGACTCCATATCCAGGTTAATCCTGCCCCGGGACTATACCAGCAGCGATTTCATCCCACTGATTGCCCGCGATTACAGCGTAGACAGTTTCAGCGAAAATGTTGTGTTTCAGGAACAGTTTCCGGATCAGATCGCCCGGGGAGAGTTTCAGCTTCTTGAACGAGATGGCACAGTCTTTCTCTTTCCCGAACTGAGAGAGATCCAACTCTACAATAACCTCAATGTCTCCATCAGCCAGCCTGGCAGCTACTGGTCCTACGAGCAGATAGAAACGGATACCGATTTTATCCCGCGGGGAATGAAAGTCGACTGCTACCGACTCTATTACGATCCAGCCAGCAACAAGAATGACATGCTGCCGGTAGAAGGCACGATTCACTTTCATCAGCCTGTGTTGGGAATGATTACCACCAGAAACCGGCTGCTGGAAACCGACCACATTCTCAATCCCCTTTGCCAGGGAGGCAACTGCCCTCAGATTAAACACCAGGAAATCGAAACCCGAGTATCAGAGGATGGCAGCCGCCAGGACATCATTACACTCTCCGAAGACCGCAAAACGCTCAACTTCAAACTATTCACAGGTACAAACTACATCGATGAATTCAGGGTGCTGGTTGCAGCTCCCTAGCCTCTGCGCAATGCGCTAGTTTTCACAGTCATCCCGGGTCGGCTATATCCATATTTTCACCAGTGAGCTGAGACTGTGAATTGCCATACCGAGTTGTTATCTACTTCATTATTCAAAGGAGTTTATTATGAAACCTGATCGTTCTGCTAAATACGTTCGAGGCTTCACATTAATTGAGTTACTCGTTGTAATCGCGATTATTGCCATTTTAATTGCCTTACTGCTGCCTGCAGTTCAACAGGCTCGCGAAGCGGCGCGACGCTCGCAGTGCAAAAACAACCTCAAACAGTTCGGTCTGGCGATGCACAACTATGCCGACACGCATAGTGTGCTGCCCTGCCTGAAGGGAGGCGCAGGCGGAGATGTATCCGGTGCAGGACTGTTAGACACCGGAACGGGCAACCGTAGCTGGATGAGCGGCATTGTCTTTCTGCTTCCCTTCCTCGACCAGGCGCCTCTGTGGAACCAGATCTCGAGTCTACCCGGTCAGGGAGGCCGACCGAATGATCCCAATTCGTTTCCACAACCTCATCTGGCTCTCATGCTCTGCCCCTCCTCACCGGTGCCACCACGTGCAGAAGGTGGACTGGCACCTCGCAGCTACTGCTTGAGCGTAGGGGACACCATCAATGACAACATCTCATCCAAGAATCCCCGCGGACCTTTCGGCTGGCTCTCAGACACCCGGATGCGTGATTTTCTGGATGGCACCAGTAATACCATACTGATGGCAGAACGAGAACTGGGAGGCACCGGATCCTTTCTGGGGCGTGCTGCCGCTTCCATCTCCAACCTGGACACGAACCCCGCAGCCTGCCTGGGTACGATTTCAGGGAACACCTATAACGTCACCATGGACGGTCATCGGAT contains:
- a CDS encoding FecR family protein — translated: MISENTSNWEDPLPRLVALYFDQRLDESELQQLQARLKTDPDARVFFAQFSILQTQLEWVCTDSVSPREMTHIPASYHTRARNWNLILYISCCICLAIGGLFFMYLTTPVAHVYPTADSHWESGLIADEETLLSGSRRQLSRGAIEIRFTSGSIVNLQAPALFTIQGSNAVFLEAGKLVADIPEAGHGFTVETQSGQIVDLGTSFSVNVEADRNTEVKVYRGKVQVAGTTDSQTPLELSANQAVEIDSISRLILPRDYTSSDFIPLIARDYSVDSFSENVVFQEQFPDQIARGEFQLLERDGTVFLFPELREIQLYNNLNVSISQPGSYWSYEQIETDTDFIPRGMKVDCYRLYYDPASNKNDMLPVEGTIHFHQPVLGMITTRNRLLETDHILNPLCQGGNCPQIKHQEIETRVSEDGSRQDIITLSEDRKTLNFKLFTGTNYIDEFRVLVAAP
- a CDS encoding DUF1559 domain-containing protein produces the protein MKPDRSAKYVRGFTLIELLVVIAIIAILIALLLPAVQQAREAARRSQCKNNLKQFGLAMHNYADTHSVLPCLKGGAGGDVSGAGLLDTGTGNRSWMSGIVFLLPFLDQAPLWNQISSLPGQGGRPNDPNSFPQPHLALMLCPSSPVPPRAEGGLAPRSYCLSVGDTINDNISSKNPRGPFGWLSDTRMRDFLDGTSNTILMAERELGGTGSFLGRAAASISNLDTNPAACLGTISGNTYNVTMDGHRMGQRWAIGYPFYSGITTVLPPNSPSCSSSGHQGWGIYSASSLHTGGCHVLMGDGAVRFVSENIDSGFPSDPQVTTGPSPYGVWGALGTMSGSETIGEF
- a CDS encoding methyltransferase domain-containing protein; the protein is MTKTPHYAIRGGLPGRERLRVLSRVMLESTSSFLNRLELVDGQNCLDVGCGGGDVTRELARRIAPAGRAVGIDLDATKLSVAQKEARDLGLSNLEYRQVDVRGAAGPPEYDVVYSRFVLTHLSNPEAVLSSFLKQLRPGGILALEDIDFSGSFAWPETGAFRRFYELYCTVVQNRGGDPHIGQRLPVLVKDAGLESIHVSVVQPTGLTGEVKLLNGLTMENIADAVLADGLASTEEIDQIVDELNAFAADERTVTGLPRIVQVWGRLPQS
- a CDS encoding sigma-70 family RNA polymerase sigma factor, with product MNEVIVNNEFFQLLLQHQGPLHAYVLSLVGNTTDARDLLQDINQCLLEKRDTFTPDSNFLAWSRKVAFYKIQSYWRDKHRSRLLFDDELLNSMSETIDSLPDLYNEQIEALKSCINHLPAEKQTMMQQRYGQFMPLKQIADYWGKSEKAISVMLLRIRLRLQDCIQKTLSARPRI